A single genomic interval of Pochonia chlamydosporia 170 chromosome 7, whole genome shotgun sequence harbors:
- a CDS encoding U3 small nucleolar RNA-associated protein 15 (similar to Coccidioides immitis RS XP_001246164.1), translating into MAAAQVGPLPQLKLPSGPSPITAEQRYWKTFKNQLLIPSPTSYPVTHISYNSDSFVVTTGTRVQIYSNRTRKLVKTITRFGDVARSGDIRKDGKVLVAGDDTGKMQVFDVNSRAILKTWTEHKQPVWTTKFSPTELTTLLSASDDRTVRLWDLPSNEATTTFVGHGDYVRCANFMPGTMSNMVVSGSYDSMVKLWDPRTGNNSAVMTFKHAAPVEDVLSLPSGTTVLAAAENSVSVLDLVAARPLHMITNHQKTVTSLSLASNGRRLVTGGLEGHVKVFETTGWNVVNSVKYQSPILSLQVIPSGDGSDASDRHLAVGMQSGVLSVKTRLTGTEANREREREKEMAALIAGTISSHDAKKSKRKRRIEAANKLDMVGEGADVVIANEPRVHRKKERPWQKDLRHARYARALDQVIDRKSPDYAPLNVLALLLALRHRSAVRDALENRDEQSVEPVLHWVCGHICDPRYVSVCVEVGLHLIDMYVEYVSGSAELAESFRVLHRRVKTEVERAQVACQTGGMLESLMMGAM; encoded by the coding sequence atggcagcagctCAGGTGGGACCTCTCCCACAGCTCAAGTTGCCATCTGGCCCTTCGCCGATAACCGCCGAGCAGCGATACTGGAAAACGTTTAAAAACCAACTGTTGATCCCGTCACCCACCAGCTACCCCGTCACGCACATCTCGTACAACAGCGACTCCTTCGTCGTAACGACTGGTACCCGCGTCCAAATCTACTCCAACCGCACTCGCAAGCTCGTCAAGACCATTACCAGATTCGGGGATGTGGCTAGAAGCGGAGACATTCGCAAGGACGGCAAGGTCCTTGTTGCCGGCGACGACACGGGCAAAATGCAAGTGTTTGACGTGAATTCACGAGCGATTCTCAAGACGTGGACGGAGCACAAGCAGCCTGTCTGGACGACGAAATTCAGCCCTACGGAATTGACGACGCTGCTTAGCGCCAGTGACGACAGGACGGTGCGGCTTTGGGATCTGCCCAGCAATgaggcgacgacgacgtttGTCGGACACGGCGACTATGTGCGCTGTGCGAATTTCATGCCGGGGACTATGTCGAACATGGTTGTCTCGGGAAGTTATGACTCCATGGTGAAATTGTGGGATCCTAGAACGGGGAACAACTCGGCCGTCATGACGTTTAAGCACGCCGCTCCGGTTGAGGATGTGCTGTCTCTGCCGTCGGGGACTActgttcttgctgcggcAGAAAACTCGGTCAGTGTGCTGGATCTGGTTGCCGCCAGACCACTGCACATGATTACCAACCATCAAAAGACGGTGACGTCGCTGAGCCTCGCGTCGAATGGACGGCGGTTGGTAACGGGCGGTTTGGAGGGCCACGTCAAGGTCTTTGAGACGACGGGGTGGAACGTCGTCAACAGCGTCAAGTACCAGTCGCCTATCCTGTCTCTACAAGTCATTCCTTCTGGGGATGGAAGCGACGCCAGCGACCGCCATCTGGCCGTGGGCATGCAATCCGGTGTGCTGAGCGTCAAGACACGTCTCACAGGTACAGAGGCGAACCGCGAACgggagagagaaaaggaaatggCGGCCCTCATCGCCGGGACGATCAGCTCGCACGACGCGAAAAAGTCAAAACGGAAGCGAAGAATCGAAGCCGCCAACAAGCTGGACATGGTGGGCGAGGGAGCGGATGTAGTCATCGCCAACGAGCCTCGCGTTCATCGGAAAAAGGAGCGTCCCTGGCAGAAGGATCTTCGACACGCGCGGTACGCTCGTGCGCTGGACCAGGTGATTGATCGCAAGTCACCGGACTACGCACCGCTTAATGTGCTGGCCCTGCTGCTGGCGCTGCGTCACCGCAGTGCCGTGCGGGATGCCCTTGAGAACAGGGACGAGCAGAGCGTCGAGCCGGTGCTGCATTGGGTGTGCGGACATATTTGCGATCCTCGATATGTCAGCGTCTGCGTGGAGGTGGGGTTGCACCTGATTGATATGTATGTCGAGTATGTGAGCGGATCGGCGGAGTTGGC
- a CDS encoding conserved serine proline-rich protein (similar to Cordyceps militaris CM01 XP_006666136.1), translated as MSTKTKSYALNGAHTAGIFADMSIDGPIIGTLVAIVDRAKNLPNRKTIGKQDPYCAARLGKEAKKTTTDVRGGQTPKWDQELRFTVHDSPDYYQLKLSVFTDDKKTDLIGESWIDLKGIIVPGGGQNDMWQGLTCRGKYAGEIRIEITYYDTRPRPEKPVAKQRQQAVTTDQDATAPMKQRTPVKRRPLPSDPVTGEAPVTPPVAIASQPEVHQTTPRSHSKSASHAGFIPNQSPLQSVEYNTPPPHPQGSRQPAEQYTPSPHSAHRHGHRSRESHGTPMRYPEDRGYSQRGQPSPYDQPGPRSTQSSFSEIHELPEDLGGAQPAFDDDAPPPPPAHRSRQNSAGPELTHRGSYDISPQKSPMPMRKDVLKSEAHRHSIAAYPGQPVFKAYDPASSAPIPIAARNDSPYESPSSRYQAHSPSYAPQHRSMQPTVEDVPESPTASYGRSTRAAAYQNEMAFDAPNGQMPQSLSRSPGTPQYMSESPSYGNEHQDRGVYPSSVSPLSVQDYSNTSSQVSYASQPGHHQRPSRHSDFEPVHTRNAHSYGPPVVPPSLSPGVDLALSQEFADRRYDDRGYDDRRYEARYIQQDVATPPRGRHRSEGPPSYSNSPHSYTPQSHDGRAMVTYNSRHETQPARPRNSPSPNPNPQHTIRRKSVSPAPPPAENRRQSGIPFGPDSYDAFNPSMGSPGASAPDSSAERADPNAKIISHDGREIDPSDHLPMDTWAPEPEPKKQASPEPRGRPSPSGAQPMPPSGRRPLRIAARSDPVITQQQALPPPLPTYGQAEDPRTPPHSGRNRLQKKARGSAGHNSLPPPASSPLAPISPDNYQERQAQYTPTRGAHRGSPYDYPNENHAPQYYGSGPPIPAKIPLPVMSGANGGGEMALMEEMQRIDIGAGRSRRRGGY; from the exons ATGTCCACCAAGACAAAGTCGTACGCCCTCAATGGTGCTCACACGGCTGGCATCTTTGCAGACATGTCTATCGATGGACCTATAATCGGCACGCTGGTGGCTATTGTCGATAGGGCCAAGAACCTACCCAACAGGAAGACTATTGGCAAGCAGGACCCCTACTGTGCTGCGAGGCTAGGaaaggaggccaagaagacgacgacagaTGTTCGGGGTGGCCAGACTCCCAAGTG GGATCAAGAGCTTCGTTTTACCGTCCATGATTCCCCGGATTACTACCAGCTCAAACTGTCCGTCTTTACCGACGATAAAAAGACCGACTTGATTGGAGAGTCATGGATTGATTTGAAGGGCATCATTGTCCCTGGAGGTGGTCAGAACGACATGTGGCAAGGTTTGACTTGCAGGGGCAAGTACGCGGGCGAAATCAGAATTGAAATCACATACTACGATACCAGACCACGACCAGAGAAGCCCGTGGCTAAGCAAAGGCAGCAGGCTGTCACCACAGATCAAGATGCCACGGCTCCCATGAAGCAGAGAACGCCCGTCAAACGACGACCTTTGCCTTCAGATCCTGTAACAGGGGAAGCACCCGTTACCCCCCCGGTTGCAATTGCTTCGCAACCTGAAGTACATCAGACCACGCCTCGGTCACACAGCAAATCCGCCTCACATGCCGGTTTCATTCCCAACCAGTCACCGCTACAGTCGGTAGAGTACAACACACCCCCTCCTCACCCGCAAGGAAGCAGACAACCGGCAGAGCAGTATACGCCTTCACCGCATTCTGCCCACCGGCATGGCCATCGATCTAGAGAGTCGCACGGCACACCAATGCGTTACCCGGAAGATCGCGGCTACTCCCAGCGAGGCCAGCCTTCTCCCTATGACCAACCGGGTCCTCGGTCAACTCAAAGTTCCTTTTCCGAGATTCATGAACTGCCTGAAGATTTGGGGGGAGCACAACCAGCCTTCGACGACGACGCTCCCCCACCGCCCCCAGCTCATAGATCAAGGCAAAACAGTGCTGGCCCAGAGTTGACGCACCGCGGGTCGTACGATATCTCTCCTCAAAAGTCGCCGATGCCCATGAGAAAGGATGTGCTCAAGAGCGAGGCCCATAGGCATTCTATAGCTGCATATCCCGGACAGCCTGTGTTCAAGGCTTATGATCCAGCATCATCCGCCCCAATTCCTATTGCTGCCCGAAACGATTCGCCATACGAATCTCCATCCTCGCGGTACCAGGCACATAGCCCTAGCTATGCTCCGCAGCACAGGTCCATGCAGCCAACCGTTGAAGATGTCCCAGAATCGCCCACAGCATCGTACGGACGCAGCACACGGGCGGCAGCTTATCAAAACGAAATGGCATTTGACGCTCCCAACGGTCAAATGCCGCAGAGTCTGAGCCGCTCGCCAGGTACACCGCAGTACATGAGCGAATCTCCATCATATGGCAACGAGCACCAGGATCGTGGCGTGTACCCTAGTTCGgtctcgcctttgtctgTTCAGGACTACTCGAATACGTCGTCCCAGGTATCATATGCCTCACAACCTGGTCACCACCAGCGCCCCAGCAGGCACAGTGATTTCGAGCCTGTCCACACTCGGAACGCACATAGCTACGGCCCGCCTGTCGTTCCTCCGTCGCTATCTCCTGGAGTGGACCTCGCACTGTCGCAGGAGTTTGCTGACCGGAGATATGATGATCGTGGTTATGACGACCGCCGGTATGAAGCTCGGTATATTCAACAGGATGTAGCGACCCCACCGCGAGGTCGCCATCGAAGCGAAGGACCGCCATCGTATTCCAATTCGCCTCACTCATACACGCCACAGTCTCACGATGGACGTGCCATGGTGACCTACAATAGCCGACATGAGACGCAGCCCGCCAGGCCACGAAATTCTCCAAGTCCAAACCCCAATCCACAGCATACCATTCGCCGCAAGTCGGTAAGCCCAGCTCCCCCACCAGCGGAGAACAGAAGGCAGTCGGGCATTCCCTTTGGACCGGACTCGTATGATGCATTCAATCCCAGCATGGGCTCACCGGGCGCCAGCGCCCCTGACTCTAGTGCAGAGCGAGCGGATCCAAATGCCAAAATCATTTCTCACGATGGCCGAGAGATTGATCCTTCTGATCACCTTCCAATGGACACCTGGGCTCCTGAGCCGGAACCCAAGAAGCAGGCATCTCCCGAGCCTCGTGGCAGGCCGTCACCATCGGGTGCGCAGCCCATGCCACCCAGCGGACGAAGACCTCTCCGAATTGCCGCTCGTTCGGATCCGGTCATTACGCAACAGCAAGCGCTGCCGCCACCACTGCCTACCTATGGTCAAGCGGAGGACCCTCGAACTCCTCCACATAGCGGCCGCAATCGcctgcagaagaaggctcgAGGGTCAGCCGGGCACAATAGCCTGCCACCGCCTGCATCGAGCCCACTGGCTCCAATTTCGCCTGATAACTATCAGGAGAGGCAGGCACAATATACCCCTACTCGTGGAGCACATCGAGGAAGCCCATACGACTATCCCAACGAGAACCACGCTCCGCAGTATTACGGATCAGGGCCACCAATTCCGGCCAAGATTCCTTTGCCTGTCATGAGCGGCGCAAATGGAGGCGGGGAAATGGCATTAATGGAGGAGATGCAACGTATTGACATTGGTGCAGGCCGATCTAGACGACGCGGAGGATACTGA
- a CDS encoding LETM1-like protein (similar to Metarhizium robertsii ARSEF 23 XP_007819107.2), protein MSVQIPWRYCISHRSTSLIAIKPSILQSHTSYAALTTHQWRAAHNQVKPRRDTAPPKSPLLNPPASTRPPALEVQPRAAFDSTFQYLFQLGKGYLRFYKDGLKAVLANRRLLKEKLERTPAQDRPSVFKPHYVPKTFSRADWVLLWRVRHDMLRLPLFGLMLIVIGEFTALAVIYVDGVVPYTCRIPKQLYSGLQKAEQRRKTAFDDLEAQYPHGVLSPRFSPSVARKHVLKSLHLSGMMWDRLGFTPPGMWQVKGRLRMAFLEGDDKNLIEDGGPMGLEAEELRIACAERGIDVLGKSETELRSWLGDWLRLTAAEDISERRRRMATLLLTR, encoded by the coding sequence ATGAGTGTGCAAATTCCCTGGCGGTACTGCATATCCCACCGCAGCACCAGCCTGATCGCAATCAAACCATCCATCCTACAATCTCACACCTCCTACGCCGCACTCACCACGCATCAATGGCGAGCAGCTCACAACCAAGTGAAGCCACGTCGTGACACCGCACCCCCGAAAAGCCCACTACTCAATCCTCCAGCCTCGACTCGACCGCCGGCACTAGAAGTCCAGCCACGAGCGGCATTCGATTCCACATTCCAATACCTCTTCCAGCTCGGAAAGGGATATCTACGATTCTACAAGGATGGCTTGAAGGCTGTGCTCGCGAACCGGAGACTcctcaaggagaagctggagcgGACGCCAGCGCAGGACCGACCCTCGGTATTCAAACCACACTACGTTCCCAAGACCTTCTCCCGCGCAGACTGGGTTCTCCTATGGCGCGTGCGACATGACATGTTGCGGCTGCCGCTATTCGGACTCATGCTGATTGTCATTGGGGAATTCACCGCCCTGGCAGTCATCTACGTGGACGGCGTGGTGCCATATACGTGCCGCATCCCCAAGCAGCTCTACTCGGGCCTGCAAAAGGCAGAGCAGCGTCGGAAAACAGCCTTTGACGACCTGGAGGCACAGTACCCGCACGGCGTGTTAAGTCCTCGTTTCAGCCCGTCCGTAGCGAGGAAACACGTTCTCAAGAGCTTACATCTCTCGGGGATGATGTGGGATCGGTTGGGCTTCACGCCCCCCGGCATGTGGCAGGTCAAGGGCAGACTACGAATGGCGTTCCTGGAAGGCGACGATAAGAATCTGATAGAGGACGGTGGCCCGATGGGCttggaggcggaggagctGCGTATCGCGTGCGCAGAGCGAGGTATAGATGTTTTGGGGAAGAGCGAGACGGAGCTGAGGAGCTGGTTGGGGGATTGGTTGCGGTTGACGGCTGCGGAGGATATCTCTGAGCGGAGACGACGTATGGCTACGTTGTTACTAACGCGGTGA
- a CDS encoding SCP-2 sterol transfer family protein (similar to Metarhizium robertsii ARSEF 23 XP_007819108.1), whose protein sequence is MGFANAKFPASAAFDVIDSVLSGSDAERKDAIKQANGVFAFTLKNKAGETESWHVDLKESGRVGTGVGKPTVTLLLSEEDFGKLVDGSANPQRLFMSGKLKIKGDIMKATKLDPIMKKAKAKANL, encoded by the exons ATGGGTTTCGCAAACG CAAAGTTCCCTGCCTCCGCGGCCTTCGACGTCATCGACAGCGTGCTCTCCGGCTCCGACGCCGAGCGCAAGGACGCCATTAAGCAGGCTAACGGTGTTTTCGCCTTCACTCtcaagaacaaggctggCGAGACGGAGAGCTGGCACGTCGACCTTAAGGAGTCGGGACGTGTGGGCACCGGTGTTGGCAAGCCTACCG TCACCTTGTTGCTTTCCGAGGAGgactttggcaagcttgttgaCGGCTCTGCCAACCCTCAGCGCTTGTTCATGTCTGGCAAGCTCAAGATCAAGGGTGATATCATGAAGGCTACTAAGCTGGACCccatcatgaagaaggccaaggctaaGGCTAATCTGTAA
- a CDS encoding 2-nitropropane dioxygenase (similar to Beauveria bassiana ARSEF 2860 XP_008601516.1) produces MSPAKLQEWFPWTQSPIISNGPMMGVVNPKLAAEVTKAGGLGFLPCVFDIAPNSEHLSTLTTNLKESRSILGLNPSDTLNLGISFLTGHGSITNFSETIIPIVAEYRPAAVWLFAPNEDVKPHGAIIQALKKLDHSPRVFVQVGNVAAARAAVRDGADVLVCQGIDAGGHQFRRGMGVVSFVPEAKAMLEEEFAGREVGVFAAGGIVNGKGVAAAMALGAGGVVMGTRFTVARESTYPDFRKEIVLKAVDGGSSTFKSPFNDEINNSALFDTLWGTHYDGRSIITSIHEKFLAGSTLQELQKSLKEDYSSEESMRLINTWAGTGVGLVNTALPAGEIVKEVREDAKETIRNLAAQL; encoded by the exons atgtccCCCGCAAAGCTGCAAGAATGGTTTCCTTGGACCCAATCACCCATCATTTCCAATGGCCCAATGATGGGAGTCGTTAATCCCAAGCTGGCCGCGGAAGTAACCAAAGCTGGTGGACTCG GCTTCCTCCCGTGCGTATTCGATATTGCCCCCAACTCAGAACACCTCTCcaccctcaccaccaacctcaaAGAGAGCAGAAGCATCCTCGGCCTCAACCCCAGCGACACCCTCAACCTAGGCATCAGCTTCCTCACCGGCCACGGgtccatcaccaacttttCCGAGACTATCATCCCTATCGTCGCGGAGTATCGCCCCGCAGCAGTATGGCTGTTCGCCCCaaatgaagatgtcaagcCCCACGGCGCAATCATCcaggcgttgaagaagctaGATCACTCGCCCAGAGTCTTCGTCCAGGTGGGCAATGTAGCCGCCGCAAGGGCAGCAGTTCGCGATGGCGCAGACGTGCTCGTCTGTCAGGGCATAGATGCCGGTGGACACCAGTTCAGACGGGGCATGGGGGTGGTGAGCTTCGTGCCggaagccaaggccatgttggaggaggagtttgcgGGGAGGGAGGTTGGAGTTTTTGCGGCGGGCGGGATCGTGAATGGGAAGGGGGTTGCTGCTGCGATGGCGTTGG GGGCGggtggtgttgtgatggGCACGAGG TTTACTGTTGCTCGGGAATCTACGTACCCTGATTTTCGAAAGGAAATCGTATTGAaggctgttgatggaggaagTTCTACATTCAA GTCCCCGTTCAACGATGAAATCAACAATAGCGCTTTGTTCGATACCCTATGGGGCACGCACTACGATGGCCGTTCCATCATAACGAGTATTCATGAGAAATTTCTGGCAGGGTCCACGTTGCAGGAATTGCAGAAGAGTTTGAAGGAGGATTATTCGAGTGAGGAGTCGATGAGGTTGATCAACACGTGGGC TGGAACGGGCGTAGGTCTCGTCAACACAGCCCTGCCAGCAGGAGAAATCGTCAAAGAGGTCCGCGAGGATGCGAAGGAAACGATTCGCAACTTGGCAGCACAACTCTGA
- a CDS encoding voltage-gated K channel beta subunit (similar to Talaromyces stipitatus ATCC 10500 XP_002481390.1) has product MSKPDDMPPMTYRFLGRSGLQVSSISLGGWLTYGGHVDREGTFACMKAAYDCGVNFFDCAEGYSGGESEVVMGEAIKKFGWKRNDLVISTKIYWGQANGDNVVNNKGLSRKHIVEGVNASLKRMDLEYVDVIFAHRPDRYTPMEETVRAFNHIIDSGKAFYWGTSDWNADEIAQAWRYADKLGLIGPLTEQPAYNMLQREKVETEFAHLYSETGGLGLTVWSPMRQGILSGKYKDGIPEDSRFNQTSVEFIKGYWNRTSKDTWNGIIEQVNKLQPIADKLGIKMSTLALAWVLKNPNVSTAITGASRPEQVYENCKAVAAVEKLTPEIMDEIDGILNNKPPAITMRF; this is encoded by the exons ATGTCCAAGCCAGACGATATGCCACCTATGACATACAGATTCCTGGGCCGTTCTGGTCTTCAGGTCTCTTCTATTTCGTTGGGAGGATGGCTCACTTATGGTGGGCACGTTGATAGAG AGGGCACCTTTGCTTGTATGAAGGCTGCGTATGACTGCGGCGTCAACTTCTTCGATTGCGCTGAGGGGTATTCCGGCGGTGAGTCGGAGGTCGTCATGGGagaagccatcaagaagTTTGGCTGGAAGAGAAACGACCTCGTTATCTCGACTAAG ATCTACTGGGGCCAAGCCAATGGCGACAACGTCGTCAACAACAAGGGCCTCTCCCGCAAGCACATCGTCGAAGGCGTCAACGCTTCCCTGAAGCGAATGGACCTCGAGTACGTCGACGTCATCTTTGCCCACCGACCCGATCGCTACACCCCCATGGAGGAAACCGTCCGCgccttcaaccacatcatcGACAGCGGCAAGGCCTTCTACTGGGGCACATCCGACTGGAACGCCGACGAAATCGCCCAGGCCTGGCGCTACGCCGACAAGCTGGGCCTCATCGGCCCTCTGACCGAACAGCCCGCCTACAACATGCTGCAGCGCGAAAAGGTCGAGACCGAGTTCGCCCACCTGTACAGCGAGACTGGCGGCCTGGGCCTGACCGTCTGGTCTCCCATGCGTCAGGGCATCCTGTCTGGTAAATACAAGGACGGCATCCCCGAGGACTCGCgcttcaaccagaccagcgTCGAGTTTATCAAGGGTTACTGGAACCGCACGAGCAAGGACACCTGGAACGGCATCATCGAGCAGGTCAACAAGCTGCAGCCCattgctgacaagctggGTATCAAGATGAGCACGCTGGCTTTGGCGTGGGTTCTCAAGAATCCCAATGTTAGCACTGCCATTACGGGAGCTAGTCGGCCGGAGCAGGTGTATGAGAACTGCAAAGCGGTGGCAGCGGTGGAGAAATTGACGCCTGAGATTatggatgagattgatggAATTTTGAACAACAAGCCTCCTGCTATTACTATGAGGTTTTAG